In Arachis hypogaea cultivar Tifrunner chromosome 2, arahy.Tifrunner.gnm2.J5K5, whole genome shotgun sequence, a genomic segment contains:
- the LOC140176456 gene encoding protein argonaute 10-like, translated as MKFLSTLLCFQDMASAAFIEPLPVVECAAQLLGKDLLSRQLSDADRIKACKIVEKQHYTKRLNEKQITALVKVTCQRPRDLENDILQKQDVPDLPVTSSENLLP; from the exons ATGAAATTTCTCTCTACTCTTCTATGTTTCCAAGATATGGCTTCTGCTGCATTTATTGAACCTCTTCCAGTAGTGGAGTGTGCTGCCCAGCTGCTAGGAAAAGATTTACTGTCAAGGCAATTGTCTGATGCTGATCGCATTAAG GCTTGCAAAATTGTTGAGAAGCAACATTATACAAAAAGGTTGAACGAAAAGCAAATCACTGCTCTTGTTAAAGTTACTTGCCAAAGACCTCGCGATCTGGAAAATGACATTTTGCAG aagcaggatgttcCAGATCTTCCAGTCACAAGTTCTGAGAATCTTTTGCCTTAG
- the LOC112730749 gene encoding uncharacterized mitochondrial protein AtMg00810-like, whose amino-acid sequence MDIYEQIAYSSYKVRLVAKGFHQREGLDYGEDFSPVAKPATPEGYSLGSNLVCKLEKAFPLSTIYLLAYVDDILVTGSASNEIDRLIVNLNKVFTLKDLGEMSFSLGIEAERTVTGSLVLKQTKYIRDLLKRVDMVSAKAIPTPMISNLKLTTSGAVFDEPSLYRSIVGGLQYATITRPDIAFAVNEVSQFLHTPLEQHWKAVKRILRYLAGTSDMGLEFNKSEDFRILAFSDSDWAANPVDRKSTTGYCVFLGSNLISWSSRKQVSMSRSSTEAKFRALADVMTNTMWLQKLLFEMHFPQDSSPTLFCDNQSTVLMSQNLILYSRSKHFKIDLHFVRNKVVQQQAHVVHIPSFDQIADVLTKPLSHDAFVRFRTKLRLVSQPSSV is encoded by the exons ATGGATATATATGAGCAG ATTGCTTATTCTTCATATAAAGTGCGGCTGGTGGCGAAAGGGTTCCATCAAAGGGAAGGTCTTGACTATGGCGAGGATTTTAGTCCAGTTGCCAAACCCGCTACA CCTGAAGGCTACAGCCTTGGTTCCAACCTTGTGTGCAAGCTTGAGAAGGCGTT CCCTCTCTCCACCATTTACCTCTTGGCATATGTCGATGACATTCTTGTCACTGGATCTGCTTCGAATGAAATAGACAGACTAATAGTGAATCTGAATAAGGTGTTTACTCTCAAGGACTTGGGAGAAATGAGTTTCTCTCTTGGTATTGAAGCTGAGAGAACAGTCACGGGTTCCCTAGTGCTCAAGCAAACTAAGTATATCAGGGACTTGCTCAAGCGGGTAGATATGGTGAGTGCTAAAGCAATACCCACTCCTATGATAAGTAATCTCAAGTTGACTACATCTGGAGCTGTTTTTGATGAGCCTTCACTATACAGGTCTATTGTAGGGGGACTACAATATGCCACCATCACAAGGCCGGACATTGCCTTTGCAGTGAATGAGGTCTCCCAGTTTCTCCACACTCCTCTCGAACAGCACTGGAAGGCTGTGAAGCGCATTTTGCGCTACCTGGCAGGCACATCAGATATGGGACTTGAGTTCAACAAGAGTGAAGACTTCCGAATTTTAGCATTCAGCGACTCTGACTGGGCAGCAAATCCAGTTGACCGCAAATCCACCACTGGGTACTGTGTGTTTTTGGGGTCAAATCTCATCAGCTGGTCTAGTAGGAAGCAGGTTTCAATGTCCAGGTCCAGTACCGAAGCGAAATTCAGAGCGTTGGCTGATGTCATGACCAATACAATGTGGTTACAAAAGCTCCTTTTTGAAATGCATTTTCCTCAAGATTCATCTCCcaccttattttgtgataatcaaAGTACTGTGCTGATGAGTCAGAATCTCATTCTTTATAGCAGGTCGAAACACTTTAAGATTGATCTCCACTTTGTCCGAAACAAGGTTGTTCAACAGCAAGCTCATGTTGTGCACATTCCTTCCTTTGATCAAATTGCCGATGTACTTACAAAGCCCTTATCCCATGATGCCTTTGTTCGTTTCAGGACCAAATTGAGGCTGGTTTCGCAACCCTCCtcagtttga
- the LOC112761393 gene encoding early light-induced protein, chloroplastic-like: MAAASSYAMQSSILACPVTNISNRCRVNQFGIPSLRRKASLVVRSMAEEEQAPNPVTPPAPSQKVSSKLIDILAFSGAAPERINGRLAMIGFVVALAMEVTKGEGVFVQISNGGITWFLGTSVILSLASLVPLLRGVSVESKSKAFMSSDAELWNGRFAMLGLVALAFTEYIKGSTSTLV, translated from the exons ATGGCTGCTGCTTCATCATATGCTATGCAGTCTTCTATTCTGGCCTGTCCTGTGACCAACATTTCTAACAGGTGCAGGGTGAACCAGTTTGGCATTCCAAGCCTGAGGAGGAAAGCTAGCCTCGTAGTTCGGTCCATGGCCGAG GAAGAGCAGGCACCAAATCCAGTTACACCACCAGCACCTTCACAAAAG GTGAGCAGCAAGTTGATAGATATTCTGGCTTTCAGTGGGGCAGCACCAGAGAGAATCAATGGAAGACTTGCCATGATAGGATTTGTGGTAGCATTAGCAATGGAGGTGACCAAAGGGGAGGGTGTGTTTGTACAGATATCCAATGGCGGGATCACATGGTTCCTGGGGACAAGTGTGATCTTGTCACTTGCTTCTCTGGTTCCACTCTTGAGAGGGGTTAGTGTGGAGTCTAAATCAAAAGCGTTCATGTCCTCTGATGCAGAGCTATGGAATGGTAGATTTGCCATGTTAGGCTTGGTTGCTCTTGCTTTTACTGAATACATCAAAGGAAGCACAAGCACCCTTGTTTGA
- the LOC112761457 gene encoding pyruvate kinase isozyme A, chloroplastic-like: MAQSLQLFTAPNGSFSSVTHSGNTHAHLPSSKLSFSTPPNSFALSLRPSTSSLPRRHVSTADWSPTSIEVDAVTEAELRENGFRSTRRTKLVCTVGPATCGFEQLEALAVGGMNVARINMCHGTREWHREVIQRVRRLNDDKGFAVAIMMDTEGSEIHMGDLGGASSAKAEDGEIWTFSVRAFDSTLPEHTVNVNYEGFAEDVKVGDELLVDGGMVRFEVIGKIGPDVKCLCTDPGLLLPRANLTFWRNGSLVRERNSMLPTISSKDWLDIDFGIAEGVDFIAISFVKSAEVIHHLRSYIAARSPNSDVALIAKIESIDSLKNLEEIIQASDAAMVARGDLGAQIPLEQVPSAQQRIVELCRQLNKPVIVASQLLESMIEYPTPTRAEVADVSEAVKQGADALMLSGESAMGQYPEKALAVLRSVSLRIERWWREQKYHETIEHPSIGTSFSENISEEICNSAAKMANNLEVDALFVYTKTGCMASLLSRCRPDCPIFAFTTTPSVRRRLNLQWGLIPFRLSFSDDMESNLNKTFSLLKARNLIKSGDLVIAVSDMFQSIQVMNVP, from the exons ATGGCACAGTCTCTGCAACTCTTCACCGCCCCAAATGGCTCCTTTTCCTCCGTCACCCACTCCGGCAATACCCATGCGCACCTTCCAAGTTCCAAGCTTTCCTTCTCCACACCTCCCAATTCCTTCGCCCTCTCCCTCCGGCCCTCCACCTCATCACTCCCGCGCCGTCACGTCTCAACTGCGGATTGGAGCCCCACCTCCATTGAGGTGGACGCCGTCACCGAGGCCGAGCTCAGGGAGAACGGCTTCCGCAGCACGCGCCGCACCAAGCTCGTGTGCACGGTGGGCCCCGCCACGTGTGGATTTGAGCAGCTGGAGGCGCTGGCCGTCGGAGGGATGAACGTGGCGCGGATCAACATGTGCCACGGAACGAGGGAGTGGCACAGGGAGGTGATCCAGCGTGTGAGGCGCCTCAACGACGACAAGGGCTTCGCCGTCGCCATCATGATGGATACCGAAGGCAGCGAGATCCACATGGGTGATCTCGGTGGTGCTTCCTCTGCCAAAGCTGAG GATGGCGAGATCTGGACCTTCAGCGTTAGAGCCTTTGATTCTACTCTTCCAGAGCACACTGTCAACGTAAATTATGAGGGTTTTGCTGAAG ATGTCAAAGTTGGGGATGAACTTCTAGTGGATGGAGGTATGGTGAGGTTTGAGGTGATTGGAAAGATAGGGCCAGATGTCAAATGCCTTTGTACTGATCCTGGGTTGTTGCTCCCAAGAGCCAATCTAACATTCTGGAGGAATGGGAGTCTAGTGCGAGAAAGGAATTCCATGCTTCCTACAATTTCTTCTAAG GATTGGTTAGATATCGATTTTGGTATTGCTGAGGGAGTTGATTTCATTGCTATTTCTTTTGTCAAGTCTGCTGAAGTCATTCACCATCTTAGAAGCTATATTGCTGCACGGTCCCCCAATAG TGATGTTGCTCTAATTGCAAAGATAGAAAGTATTGACTCATTGAAGAACTTGGAGGAGATCATTCAAGCATCAGATGCAGCAATGGTGGCAAGAGGAGACTTGGGTGCTCAGATCCCTTTAGAACAGGTTCCATCTGCGCAACAGAGGATTGTTGAACTCTGCAGGCAGCTGAATAAACCTGTCATTGTTGCCTCTCAACTACTTGAGTCCATGATTGAATACCCAACTCCTACAAGAGCTGAAGTAGCCGATGTTTCTGAAGCAGTAAAGCAAGGAGCTGATGCTTTGATGCTTTCAGGTGAGTCAGCCATGGGCCAATACCCTGAGAAGGCACTGGCTGTTCTAAGGAGTGTTAGTTTGAGAATTGAAAGATGGTGGAGGGAACAAAAATACCATGAAACTATTGAACATCCATCAATCGGGacttctttttcagaaaatatatcTGAAGAAATTTGCAATTCAGCTGCAAAGATGG CTAATAATTTGGAGGTGGACGCACTTTTTGTGTACACAAAGACAGGATGCATGGCATCCCTGTTATCGAGATGCCGCCCGGACTGCCCAATATTCGCTTTCACAACCACACCATCTGTGCGTAGGCGTCTAAACCTCCAATGGGGCCTAATTCCGTTTCGTCTGAGCTTCTCAGATGATATGGAGAGCAATCTCAATAAAACCTTTTCACTTCTTAAGGCCAGAAATTTGATCAAATCAGGGGATCTTGTGATAGCTGTCTCAGACATGTTTCAGTCAATACAAGTAATGAATGTTCCTTGA
- the LOC112761377 gene encoding acireductone dioxygenase 2-like, translating into MASSIKDPREEVLQAWYMDDSEEDQRLPHHKEPKQFVSLEQLAELGVLSWRLDADNHETDPELKKIREERGYTYMDVCEVCPEKLPNYEEKIKSFFEEHLHTDEEIRFCAAGSGYFDVRDRNDAWIRVWVKKGGMIILPAGIYHRFTLDESNYIKALRFFVGEPIWTPYNRPHDHLPAREEYIKAFVENDVAKQTVDAAA; encoded by the exons ATGGCTTCCTCCATCAAG GATCCCCGAGAGGAAGTCCTTCAAGCATGGTACATGGATGATAGTGAAGAAGATCAGAGGCTTCCTCACCACAAAGAACCCAAGCAGTTTGTGTCATTGGAGCAACTTGCCG AACTTGGAGTTCTTAGTTGGCGATTGGATGCTGATAACCATGAAACAGATCCAGAGCTGAAAAAGATCCGTGAAGAACGGGGCTATACCTACATG GATGTCTGTGAGGTCTGCCCGGAAAAGTTGCcaaattatgaagaaaaaatcAAAAGTTTCTTTGAAGAACACCTTCACACTGATGAGGAGATCCGCTTTTGTGCTGCTGGAAGTG GTTATTTTGATGTTAGAGATCGAAATGATGCTTGGATTCGTGTATGGgtaaagaaaggaggaatgatcATCTTACCTGCTGGAATTTATCATCGCTTCACACTTGATGAGAGCAACTACATTAAG GCTTTGCGATTTTTCGTTGGTGAACCAATTTGGACTCCGTACAATCGCCCACACGATCATCTGCCTGCGAG AGAGGAATATATCAAGGCTTTTGTGGAAAATGATGTTGCCAAACAAACTGTTGATGCCGCTGCCTAA
- the LOC112761409 gene encoding large ribosomal subunit protein bL28c-like yields the protein MAMAGCALVSTFPLKLKPPKTKTSSSNLLHPELAFVTSHLSGIKISYHPSPTPLLAPISPKFLPFQPLARRVCPFTGKKANKANKVSFSNHKTKKLQFVNLQYKRIWWEAGKRYVKLRLSTKALKTIEKNGLDAVAKKAGIDLRKK from the exons ATGGCAATGGCAGGTTGTGCACTGGTATCCACCTTCCCCCTCAAATTGAAGCCTCCCAAAACGAAAACCTCTTCTTCCAATCTCCTTCATCCAG agCTTGCCTTCGTCACTTCCCACCTCAGCGGCATCAAAATTTCGTACCACCCTTCTCCCACGCCCCTTCTTGCGCCCATCTCTCCCAAGTTCTTACCTTTCCAGCCTCTTGCTC GGAGAGTTTGTCCTTTCACTGGAAAGAAAGCAAACAAGGCCAACAAAGTATCTTTCTCAAACCACAAGACAAAGAAACTGCAGTTTGTAAACCTGCAGTACAAGAGGATTTGGTGGGAAGCTGGGAAGCGCTATGTAAAGCTTCGGTTATCAACCAAGGCATTGAAAACCATAGAGAAGAATGGACTCGATGCAGTTGCAAAGAAAGCTGGAATTGACCTCCGGAAGAAATAA